The Demetria terragena DSM 11295 sequence GACTGGCGAACTCGTTCAACACGATGGCGGGAAATCTGCAGAAGCAGATCCGTCAGTTGGAGGAGCTGTCGGTGGTGCAGCAGCGGTTTACCAGCGACGTCTCCCACGAACTACGCACCCCGCTCACCACGATTCGGATGGCCGCGGACCTGCTTTATACCAGCCGAGAGGATTTCCCCGCGCCCACGGCACGCTCAGCCGAGCTGCTGAACAAAGAGCTCGATCGTTTCGAGTCGCTGCTGGCCGACCTGTTGGAGATCAGCCGATTCGATGCTGGCGCGGCCAACCTCGACCGCACCAGTACCGACCTGAGCGATCTGGTTCGCCAGGTCGTCGACGCCTACTCGCCGCTTGCCGAGCGTTTGGGAACCCGAGTGACGGTTGATGCCCCGACGGTCTGCATCGCGGAGATGGACGTACGCCGAGTCGAGCGCATCGTGCGCAACCTGGTCACCAACGCCATCGAGCACAGCGAGGGAAAGCCGATCAAGGTCACGGTGCGTGCCGGGGAAAGCGCTGTGGCAGTGGCGGTTCGGGACCACGGCGTCGGTATGTCACCCACGGAAATGGCTCAGGTCTTTACCCGGTTCTGGCGCGCCGACCCCGCCCGCGCCCGCACCACGGGAGGCACCGGACTCGGGCTGTCGATCGCGTTGGAAGACGCGCGTCTGCACGCCGGGTGGCTCCAAGCGTGGGGGGAGCCCGGTGAAGGCTCGTGCTTCCGGTTGACGCTGCCGTTGGCTGAGGGTGAGCCCATCCGTCGTTCGCCAGTCCGGTTGCTTGACGACAGCGACCAGACCGGACCGATCGTGATCCCTGAAGAGGTGCGTCTGCGATGAGGTCATGGTTACTC is a genomic window containing:
- the mtrB gene encoding MtrAB system histidine kinase MtrB, whose protein sequence is MTITALLGMVVTFALGAFMYERISDGLVSAKVESATVDASVRRADAQDSFSQVDKTDTSTLQQTSKDIVSDLSSVDDLSRGAILQRAIDNPTQAVPPTGSRGMATEVIPNDLRRALARDPEHQQTTYIEVPGRDGSWVPAVLVGSRLEVPNAGAYDLYLIYPMAQEVETISIIRQSFVFGGFALVVILAGLAYMVTRMVVTPVRQARHVAERLSAGALNERMHVAGEDDLARLANSFNTMAGNLQKQIRQLEELSVVQQRFTSDVSHELRTPLTTIRMAADLLYTSREDFPAPTARSAELLNKELDRFESLLADLLEISRFDAGAANLDRTSTDLSDLVRQVVDAYSPLAERLGTRVTVDAPTVCIAEMDVRRVERIVRNLVTNAIEHSEGKPIKVTVRAGESAVAVAVRDHGVGMSPTEMAQVFTRFWRADPARARTTGGTGLGLSIALEDARLHAGWLQAWGEPGEGSCFRLTLPLAEGEPIRRSPVRLLDDSDQTGPIVIPEEVRLR